The DNA window ATTGCGTGCGAGTATTGAGTGACATTGGCGGCTGGGTGACGGCCCTCGTAGACCGGGCGGCGACAAGCTGGCTTTCCCGGACGGGTGGCGGCGAAGCCGTGCGCCAGCGCGAGCTTGCGATTTTGCGGCGCCTCGTGCTGCTCTCCTCGGCCGCACTCGTCGCCGCCCCTGTCGGTCTTTCGGCGGTCACCAGCCCCGCCGTCGCGCTGCCGGCCGGCGTCGCCATGGTCTGCGCCGCTTTTCTCTTTTCCGCCGTCGGCAGCATCGCGCTTGCCCGCCAGGGCTCGTCCGCCGGCATTGCCACACAGTCGGCAGAGGATTTCTTCCTCGCCGTCACCCCCGGCCTCGTCTTCTTCCTGGATCCGCACGGCAGCGTCGCCACCATAGGCGGCCGCGACCGGCGCGATTTCCTTGCCTGGATGCGCGAGCCGAAGGGCAGGGGCTTTCTGGAGCAGGTGCATGTCTCCGACCGTATCCTGTTCCTGCAGGCGCTGGATGACCTCAGGCGCGGCGAAGATGCTGCAAGCGTCGATCTGCGCCTCGACCGGCCCTCGGTCTCGCGCGATCAGCGCCAGTTCGCCTACCTGAGAATGGACATGACGGCGCGACGCGATGCCGATGGCGAGCTTGCCGCCGTCATTGCCCAGCTGCGGGACGTGTCCGTCGAGCAGCAACTGCGGGCCGAAGCCCAGAACCGTGCGGCCGACGCCGAATCGGCAAACGATGCCAAGTCGCGCTTCCTCGCCGCGGTCAGCCACGAACTGCGGACGCCGCTGAACGCCATTCTCGGCTTCTCCGATATTCTGATCGGCGAATATTTCGGCAAGTTCGAAAACGACCGTCAGCGTGAATATGTCGGCCTCGTCCGCGAGTCCGGCGCGCATCTGCTCTCGGTCGTCAATACCATGCTCGACATGAGCAAGATCGAAGCCGGCCGCTACGAACTGATTCTCGAAGCCTTCGATATCTCGGGCTCCGTCAGATCCTGCGAATCGATGCTGGCACTGCAAGCCAAGACCAAGGGCGTCACCCTGACGAGCCGGATTCAGCGCGGGCTTGGCGAGGTCGTCGCAGATCAGCGCGCTATCCAGCAGATCCTCATCAACCTCGTCGGCAATGCCGTGAAATTCACCGAGGCCGGCGGCGTCGTCTCCGTCGATGCGGCGGCGCGTGACGGCATCCTGAAGCTGACGGTCAGTGATACCGGCATCGGCATTGCCGCCGACAAGCTCGCAATGCTCGGCCAGCCCTTCGTCCAGATCCAGAACGATTACACCCGCCGCTTCGAGGGCAGTGGTCTCGGCCTCTCGCTGGTCAAGGGGCTGGTGGCGCTGCATGGCGGGAATTTTGCGATTGCCAGCCAGCCGGGCGAGGGTACGATCATCACCATCGAGATCGCGATGGACGGCTCGGGCGCCCGGCGCGCTGAAAATGCCGACCATGGCGCGACTGTCGAATTTCCGCCGCGGCTGAAGGACGCGGTCGGTACCGGAGTAGAATTGAAAGAGGGGCTTTTCGATGGCCGCGCGCAAGCGAAAATCGCCTAAGGGGAAGAAGCGACGGCAACAGCCGGGCCTTGTCGTCTCGGCTGCGGCCGCTCTCGGCGGCCTCGGCCTGCAGGGCGCATCTGCGCTGGGCGGTCTCGGCCTGCAGGGGGCATCCGCACTGGGCGGCGTTATCGGTCGCAATCCGTCTGTCGCCGGCGGCACGATCGCCTTCTTCGTCATCTTCTCCTTCGTTGCGGCCAATGCGCTCTGGTATCAGCCTGGGCTGCATCCGCACCCGATTTTCCGCACTCGCGACCCGCAGTCTCCTAACGTGCTCGGTGCCCGTCGCCCGGCCGAAGAACAACCGGCTGACGTCACCACCTTCCGGATCGAACGGCCGGAGGATGCCGCCGCCACCACCGGCGGGACGCCGGCGCCGGCCGCACCCGCTCAGCAGCCGAGCCAGCTCGTCATGGACATCCAGCAGCAGCTGGTGCGCCGCGGCCTCTATAATGGCACAGCTGACGGCATCATCGGCCCCCGCACCAGTGCGGCCATCCTCTTCTTCCAAGAGACCGTCGGCATGGCCCAGACCGGGGAGGCGACGCCGGAGGTGCTGGCCGCGCTGAAAACGGACGCTGCCGGCCCCTCGACCGTGCCCGTGGAAAAGCCGCGCGAGGATGTAAGCTCGCAGGCGGCGGCGGAAGACCCGGTCGCCGCAGCGATCCGCAGCGCCGAAAAGACCGTCAAGACGGCTCCAGCAGCCGCGAAGCAGCTTCCATCAAACGAGCTCGCCGCTGTCGACCTGGTGCTGAAGATTCAAAAGGGTCTTTCTAACATGGCCTATGCCAATGTCGGCGTCGACGGTGTGGCCGGCGAGCAGACGCGTGCTGCCATTCGGCACTTCCAGAAGCACTACAACCTTCCGGAAAACGGCGAGCCGAACGAGGCAGTGCTGAAGAAATTGAAGGAAATCGGCGCGATTTAGGCATTTGCGGCAGGTACTACAACCTAAGTCTAAGACGCGGCGTCGTTCGCAACTTATTAACCATGTTGTCCGAAGCTTTGCCAATTGAGGGCGGGGGATGTCGGTCATGCATGCGCTGAAGGCGATAGACGGTCTGGCCGGAGAACCGGCGGTCGAAGTGGAAGGCCGTGATCGCGAGGGATTGCGCCACATCCTGCAGCGCCTTGCCGAAGAAGCCTCCACCCTTGGCATCGATCTCGTCGATATTGCCGGCGCCATTCAGGACATGGCGGCGATGTCGGCGCGCCATGCCTCCGCCTTCGATCACGTCACCAGCACCGCGCTTTCGATTGCCGAGACCAATCGCTCCGTCGCCCTGTCGCTGCGCGAGACCGACCGCACCGCGACCGAAGCGCGCCAAATGCTCAAGGAGTCCGCCGACCGCCTATCCGGCTCCGTCGCCGAGATCGGCCATATGGTTCAGTCTTCCAACGTCATCGGCGCTGAAATCGCCGGCTTCTCGAAATCGCTTGCCGATGTCGACAAGATTGCCGAGGAGATCAGCACCATTGCCCGTCAGACCAACCTCCTGGCGCTGAACGCCGCGATCGAGGCGGCGCGCGCCGGCGATGCAGGCAAGGGTTTTGCCGTCGTCGCCGCTGAGGTGCGCGCACTTTCGCTGCAGACCTCGAAGGCGACGGACTCCATTCAGGACACGCTGGATGAGTTGCGGGTGAAGATCGACCGTCTGTCGGCGGTCGGTGGCGACGCGCGCGACAGCGCCGCCGGCGTGCGCGACAAGTCGGAGGCGATGCGCGGTGCCTTCGAAAGCATGGAACATGTCATCACCCGCATTCTCGACAGTTCGACCGTCATGGCCAACACCACCGAGGCGGTCGACCAGCAATGCGCCGGTTTCGTCCAGAAACTCGGCGAAATGTCTGGCGAGGTCGCCGGTTCGAATGTCAGGCTGCAGCAGGCGGCTAAACGCGTCGACAGTGTCGTCGGCCTGTCGGAAACGCTGATCCAGTTGACGGCTAGTGCCGGCGTCAAGACCGCCGACAGCCGTTGGATCGAGGAAGCGCAATCGGTGGCGCGGCAGATTTCAGGCGCTTTCGAACGTGCCGTCGCCGAGGGCCAGATCGGTCTCGACGCCCTCTTCGACCGACGCTACCGGCCAATACCGGGCACCGATCCGGTTCAGATGATGGCCGCCTTCACCGAACTCGCCGACCGCCTGCTGCCGCCGATTCAGGAGCCTGTCGTTGCCCTGGACGAGCGCATTGCCTTCTGCGCGGCAGTCGACGAAAACGGATACCTGCCAACTCATAACCGGAAGTTCTCGCAACCACAGCGGCCGGGCGATGTCGTCTGGAACACGGCCAATTGCCGCAATCGCCGCATCTTCGCCGATCGCGTCGGCCTTGCCGCCGGCCGCAGCACCGCGGCTTTCCTCGTCCAGACCTATCGGCGCGACATGGGCGGCGGCAATTTCGTGATGATGAAGGATATCTCCGCGCCGATCACCGTCAGGGGCCGCCATTGGGGCGGCTTGCGGCTGGCAGTCAAGGTCTGACGCATTCGTCAAAGCTCGACTGCGGATTGCCGGCGCCCGCGGCCCAGTCTATATCGCCTCGATGAGATTACGCGCCGACATCTTCGTGTCCTCGCTACTGCGCCGCGTCTTCGCAAACGGCGATTTCGCCGCTGTGGAGAAGAGGGGCGCGGAGGAAGCGGGCGCGATCTTCATCCGCCAGCACTTTCGCGACGGCCTGGAAACGCTCTATGCGCCGGCGCCGCAGACCGCTTTCGGCGAAGACGAGGTCCGCGACCGCCTGTTCGAAGTCCGTCTCGCGCGCAGCGAGCCGGAAGCGGTGCGGGTGATGCTGGAGCGCGAACGCCGCTTCGACCCCGACCTCTGGATCGTCGAGCTGGAGGCGGAGGAACTGGGCGACGTGATCCCGCTGGCGGGTGATCGTTGAGAGCCAGGTCCGGTCAGCTCAACGGGACCGCCGTCCCAGCACGCGCATGTCGCGCTGCGCCGGCGGCTGGCGACTGAAGCGGTGGTTGTCCGTTTCCCGAGATGTGCGTGAATCGGATGCTTCGGATTTGTAGGTGTAGCGATCAGCGCGCCGCCAGCTCTCCACCCTTTCGTGGCATTCCTCCGGATCGAGCGCATCGAGCACCATCCAGCCGCGCGTCACATTGTGCTGTCGTTCGGCAAGATGCGGATAGAATTTTTCCAGCACGAAGACGGCGTCGAGAAAGCCCATGCCGAGGCTCGTCAGCGTCGTGGCGAGCTGCTGGCCGGACAGGTCGAGCATGATGCGCTCGGCAAGCCAGCGGCTGGCGGAAAGCGCGTCGGCGAGCGCGGTAGCGAAATGCGTCGCCTCGCGCGAGCGGGCGAAGCGCACCAGCAGCGCTTCCTGAATGTCGGTGAGGGTGCGCAGGCCGAGCCTGTCCTGATCGTCGCGGCCGAGATGGCCGGCAAGATCGAGGATGCGCCCGCGCAAGGCCTCTTCATTGGCGAGGCGCTGCCCCTCCAGCGCTTCGGCCTCGCTGCTCTCCGCCTGAGCCGGCGAAAGCGGGACGGCGAACAGTTCGGTGGTCGGCGCCGAAGGTGCCGCGGCGCGCGGCTGGGTCTGGCGCAAGGCCACCAGCGCGTCGATGACCTTCGGTGAGAGCGAATCGCGGCTGACGATCGCCTTGACATGCGCAGCACCCTGCATGCGCGCGATGGTGATCAGCGTGTCGTCGGAGATAGCCTTCGAGGCGGTAAGAAAAGGCGCGGCGATTTCGATCGGCTGATTGCCTATGAACAACGCCACAGCTGCCGGCATGGTCTTGCATTGGGAAAGGGCGGCGACCGCTTGTCGCTTGGCCTCGTCGGAGGAAGCCTGGAACAGCGGTGTGAAAAGTTCGGCGAATTGGCGCAGCTCGGATCGTGTCGGACGAGACAGGCTCTCGAAACTGCTGACGGTCGCCATTAACACCACGTCCTTTTTCCTGACGGCCAACGGGCCCTCTAGGTCTCGAAACCGGTCACGCACAAGCACACCCTGAAAACGCAGAACCAAGGGAAACCATGGGGCCGATAGCGCTGGCGGGGACGCCTGTCGGACCACACGATATGAACAAATCCTACACCGGTACGGTTAATGGATGCTGAAGATTTTATTAAAATGCTACAGAAATGTACACGCTGAGGGTGTAAAGGATGGCCGGCAATCGGAAAGCCATCGTTTTGAAATGGCGCTGCGGCCGTTCTGCCGCCGGTGCGCTGCCGAGACAGCCCGGTCCCTCCTGATCGGGTCCGGCGGTCGGCGGCTTTCGCGGCTGTCTTCATCAGCGTGCCAAAGGGGAGGCGGTGTCGACATGCAGCTTCGGCTTCACGCTCCCGATGCGTCCGTCTCAGGAAGCAGTCAAAACATGCCGCAAAGAGGAAGATGAAGATCAGGCTGTTGCTTGCAGCGGCTTCGAACCTGGCGGAACTGCCATCGATCCGCCTCTAAAACGCGTGGCCGCGGCAAGGCAAACCTGAGCAGATCAAGACGTGCCGCAACAAGTATTTTTGTGCCGCATATTTGCAACAGCGGCGCCGCTTGCTGCAGATGGGTCGTTGCGCTGCCGTCAACTACATGAATTATCTTTAGTATTTCATAACTGCCCGCCTTTGGGGCTTTCAGCAATCCGCATGAAACCAAATCGACTCCTCGCGCGTTGAAGAAGAAGTCATGGAAACTGTATTTGGCATCCGCCGAATATTAGTAAACTGTTAACTGTCATATGTCTCAATTCGGACAGGAACGACGCGATTTGAGTGTTTGGATCGTCGAAACTCCGCATCACGGTATTTCAGTCAGGTGCCGTGGGAAAGGCGCGAATGCCCTCGGTCCGGTCATGCCGGCACCGCAGGACGCGCCGGCCCGCAGAGTGGCGGGCAGGGTGAAATCCATCGCAAGTTCATCCGTCTCGGGCAGTGCATGGAGACGAGAATGGCAATAGTAGTCGCATTGGCGGATCGGCGGCCGCGGGCGCCGCGTCGCCTGGACAAGGAACCGCGCGAAGCCAAGATCCTCTGGTTCACCGGGGTCCGTTACGAGCGGCTCGCCGAGAGCCCTAGACATAGCCCGGCGCCCGCGCCGCGCGCCAATAACAAGTAAGCGCCTCTTCAACCGCAGCGCGTGGCCCGAAATGCGGGCAGTTAGCGGATGGTGAATTGCTCGCAGCCCGCTTCAGTCAGGAAGTTGCGCGCCGCTTCATCGAAGCTTGTTTGTGGCGCCAGGGTCCGCAGGACGGCATAACCGTCGGGCCTTGCCATTTCCACCAGGATAGCCTGCTCCAGCTCCTGCGGCAGGTTCTTGCGCAGATCCGTCAGCTGCATCGGGCTGCCTGCCAGCACGTCGAGCGCGCCGCCGACCGAGGTCCTGTCGTTCATGCTGAAGACTTCATTGGAGGCGCTGTCGTAGATCGCGATCGACCAGAAGGGCACATTGCCCTTCGCGGTGAAATGCACCGGCGCATCCTCGACGTCAAAAGAGCAGACGGCGGTCCGCACGAAAGGGTCGCGATTGGCAAGGCCCGCTTCGTCATACTGGTCGGTCAGCAGGTGGAAATTGTTGGGTTCTCCTTCCGCCGCCACGCGGGTGGCCGCATCCCTGCCGGTGAAGTGCGGCAGGGAAAGGATGATGACGAGATGTAGGAGCGCCGCGCCGAAAAGTCCGGTCAGGACGGCGAAGAGTATTCTAAGCATTGCCGCATCCGGTCTTGGTGAGCTTCGGCATGGCGAGGTCGATGACGCCGGAGCTGCCGGCGGTCGGCGTGTCGAACAGCGTTAGCACCAGACGGAAGGTTCCGGCCTGCGGCAAGGCCAGCCAATTGCCCGGCTGGGCCACGGCGGAGATTTCGATCGCGAAGCTGCTGTCGGGCTGGCGCAGCACCGTCCAGGAGTTGAGCGCTGCGGGAAGGCCGGTCTTCACCGCCGCCGGATTGCCGCCATTGTCAGCCGTGAATAGGGTCCAGAGCCGGGCCGGCGGCGTCTGCCCGCTGATGCGGTAACGGCAGCCGGCATTTAGCCGTGCGCCTTCGTCATCGACGCTCGCCGTGAAGGTCAGCCCTTCCGCGCTGCCGTAGAGAAGTTTTCCGGCGCGTGCTCGATGCGACTTGGCATAAGGGTCGGCATCGACCGTCTGCAAGGCCGGAAAGGCCTCCCAGGCGCCGAGCTTGATCGCTCCGAAACCCTGTGTCGCATCCAGCGCGTAAAGCGAAATCATGATCCCGCCGCCAAAGGCGACGATCAGCGTGATCAGGATGAAAAGGGGAAATCGAAACACGTCATGACCTTGGAAAACGGGATGACAGGGTTACCACTGATTCTGGCGGGGTGGAATGCCGGGTGGCGACATAGGCGCCGATTGGCGGCGGGCGGATGCGGGACATCTGCCGGAGTTCTTCGGGCCGTCTATTGCGCGCTCGCGACCTTCTGTGGCGTAAGCGGCGCGGCCTCCTTCAGCTTCTCTCCGAGCTTCTTGAGGATATCAGTCGATTGAACCGAGAGCATGCGGGGCCGGATGAGCTGCGGCAATCCGTCCGCCGGCTTGGCGGCGGCGGTCTTGGCGAGATCCTTTTCTGAGGGCAGGGGGTTTTCGATCCCGGGGATGGCGCGCAGCGTGATGCCTTGGTGGGCATAGTCCATGGCGCGCTTGAAGGTCATCGCCGGCAGCGAGCCACCGGTCATCTCGTTGGTCGAGGTGTAGTCGTCATTGCCGAACCAGACGGCACAGGTGTAATTGCCGGTGAAGCCGACGAACCAGGCGTCGCGATAGGCCTGGGTCGTGCCGGTCTTGCCTGCTGTCACGATACCATTGTCGAGCGCTGCCTTGCGTGCCGTGCCGACATAGGGAACGCGCGACAGCATCTGGTTCATATAGGCGTCGGCCTGTTCCGACAGCACCCGTTTCGGCGGCGGCTCGTCGCGATCGAAATCGTACAGGACGTCGCCGTCATAATCGAGGATCTGGGTAATGCCGTGGCGGCGCGACTGATAGCCGCCGGCCGGGAAGGTGGCGTAGGCGGTCGCCTGATCAAGCACCGTCACCTCGGATGTCCCGATCGGGATGGTGACATCGTCGCGGATCGGTGTTTCGACGCCAAGGTTCTTGGCCATTGCACGGATCGGTTGGATGCCGAGCTTCTCCTTGGCCAGCCGCACCGGTATGGTGTTGATCGACTGGGCGATCGCCGTCTCGAGAGTGATGCGGCCGACATAGCGATTCGCGTAATTGTGCGGGCTCCAGTTGCCCCAGTAGATCGGCGCGTCGACAATCGTCGTCTGCGGCGTCATCCCGCTCTCCATCGCCACCGCATAGGTGTAGACCTTGAACGAGGACCCCGGCTGGCGCAGCGCCCGGGTTGCGCGGTTGAACTGGCTCTCGCCGTAATCCCGCCCGCCGACCATCGCCCTGACGGCGCCGCCGTTCTCGATCATCACCATGGCGCCCTGCTTGGCGTGATAGGCCTCACCATATTCGCGCAGCGACGTCTCGACCGAATCCTCGGCCGCCTTCTGGATTCCCATGTCGATCGTCGTGCGCACGATCAGCGAATGCTGGTGGAAGCGCGGCGAAAGCCGCTGGACCTCGTCGAAAGCCCAGTCGAGGAAGAAATCGGGCGATTCCACCTCGTTGCGGTCGACGACGGTGGCCGGGTAGCGCCTGGCGGCGATCACCTGGCCCTCGGTCATCAGCCCGCTCTGGACGAGATTGGTGAGCACCTCGTTGGCGCGCGCACGTGCCGCCGGCAGGTTAACATGCGGCGCATATTTGGCAGGCGCCTTGAACAGGCCGGCAAGCATGGCTGACTCGGCAAGGTTCACATCGGTGATGTTCTTGCCGAAATAGAACTGCGCGGCTGCCGCAGCACCAAAGGTGCCGCCGCCCATATAGGCACGGTCGAGATAGGTGGAGAGGATTTCCTTCTTGGAAAGGTTCGCCTCGAGCCACAGGGCCAGGAAGGCTTCGGTGATCTTACGGTCGAGCGAGCGTTCGTTGGAAAGAAAGAGGTTCTTGGCGAGCTGCTGGGTCAGCGTCGAGCCGCCCTGCACGACTTCGCCGGCCTGAGCGTTGGTGACCATCGCGCGGAAGAGGCCGACGACATCGATTCCGAAATGGTCGAAGAAGCGCCGGTCTTCGGTGGCAAGGACGGATTTGATCAGGGAATCCGGCAGCTCGTCGATCGGCACGGAATTCTGGTGGATGACGCCGCGATGGCCGATGACGTTGCCGTAGCGGTCGGTGAAAGTGACAGCAAAATCGCCGCGATTGCGCCAGTCCTCCTTGGTCGCCTCAAAAGCCGGCTGGGCAAGCACCAGCATCAGCACCGCCCCGGCGGCCCCGAGTGTCAGCCCTTCGCCGGCAAGTTCGAAGACCATGCGCTTCCATCCGCGCACGCGAAAGCGGCGGAAGAAGATGGTCGTGTCTTCCCAGATCTCGGCGGCGCGGAAGCCCGCATTCCAGACGGTCGAATCGATCCACGAATCGATGCGCAGCAGAATGTGGCGGCTCTTCGTCGGCCGCCTGCCCGCTGTGTCACCGGCTCGCGTGTCTGCTCCCTTTTTAAGCCCTTTTTCAGGGTTGTCCGGATCCTGCACGTCCTGTATTCCCGCCTGATCGCGCTTGCCTCATGTCCGGTCGCCGGAAAGCGGCGAAAGCGCGAGGCCAATAGGCCCAAAGCTCTCCGATACCAGGAGCATGCTGAAGAATTGATTGATTTTGTCGCGGATAACAAGAGAGATAGAGAGGCGGTCACGTGAATTTGCGGGCCGCTGTTGCAAGAAACGGACGATGAACGATCTGCCCTTCTGGAAGAGCAAGACGCTTGCCGAAATGACCACCGCCGAATGGGAAAGCCTCTGCGACGGCTGCGGCCTCTGTTGCCTCAACAAGCTCGAGGAATGGGATAGCGGCGATATCTATTTCACCTCGGTCAGATGCAAGCTGCTCGACGGCCAAAGCTGTCGCTGCTCCAGCTATGAGAACCGCTGGGATTTCGTGCCGGACTGCGTGCAACTGACCAGGGAGAACGTGCCCGAGATCGCCTGGCTGCCGCCGACCTGCGGCTACCGGCTGATAAACGAGGGTCGCGATCTCTATTGGTGGCATCCTCTTGTCTCCGGCGATCCCGAGACCGTCCATGCCGCCGGCATTTCCGCGCGCGGTCGCACGATCAATGAAAACGAGATCGATGTCGAGGATCTCGAGGATTACGTCGTCGACTGGCCGCTGACCGTGGGCGCGGAAAAGGACGAGGAAGAAGCGTGAGCGGCCGTCAGGATTTCACTGCTGACAGGAAGCGCCGCAATTCCCTCTCCACATAGGCGGCCACCGGACCGTCAGCGCCAAATCCCCACCAGGTGAGCGAACCCTGCCATTGTGCCAGCATCAGCCGGGCGATCGTCTCCGGCGCATCCGCCGATCCGAAACAGCGGGCGATCGCCGCCGTCAGCGCCGTTCCCCAGGCCGCACCGCGGGCGCGCAGCACCGGATCGCGAAAATCCTCGCGCAGTACCAGCAATCCCTCGCCATAGGCGGCGGCATCATCGCCGTAATCCTGCGACAGGCCGACAAGGAGCGCGACGGCGCCGTCCGGCGTCTTCGGCAGGGTGTCTGCGAGCTTTGCCGTCTGCGCATCCAGCCGGTCCCAGGCATAGAGCAGGGCTGCGCGCAGCATAGCCGCCTTTGTCGCGAACCGCTGCACCAGGGTCGAGCCGGAAAGCCCGCTCGCTTTCGCCACCGCGGCAAAAGTCGCCGCATCCGGCCCTTCCGCATGGATCAGCGCCAGCACCATGGCGAGAAGCTGTTCATCGGAAAGGGTGCGGCGGCGCGGCATGAAATACCTCTTGCTTTCATTTTGAATATGAACGAACATTCGTTTATATTCAACTTGAGCCGGTCGCAACCGGCCGGTTTTCGTTCTAGCGTGGAGGATGGAGAAGTGACAGCGGACTTGCGGGATAAAGTGGCTTTGGTGGCGGGCGCCACGCGCGGCGCCGGCCGAGGCATTGCGGTCGAACTCGGCGCTGCCGGCGCCACCGTCTATGTCACCGGCCGCACGACGCGCGTCCAACAGTCCGACTATGCCCGGCCGGAAACGATCGAGGAGACGGCCGAGCTGGTAACTTCGGCGGGCGGCAAGGGCATCGCCGTGCAGGTGGATCATCTCGTTCCGCAGCAGGTCGAGGCGCTGGTTGCGCAAATCCGAACGGAGGCCGGCCGGCTCGACATTCTCGTCAACGACATCTGGGGCTGCGAAAACCTGTTCGAATGGGACAAGGCGGTTTGGGAGCATTCGCTGGACAAGGGCCTGCGCATGCTGCGGCTCGGCATCGAGACGCACCTGATCACAGCCCATTATGCGCTGGCGCTGATGATCGAGCGGCCGGGCGGGCTGCTGGTGGAGGTAACCGACGGCACGGCCGAATACAACGCCACGCATTACCGGCTTTCGCCCTTCTACGACCTCGTCAAGACGGGCGTCACCCGCATGGCCTGGGCGCATGCGCAAGATCTGGCCAAACAAGGCGCCACTGCTGTTTCGATCACGCCGGGCTGGCTGCGCTCCGAAATGATGCTGGAGGCCTATGGCGTGCGCGAGGAGAATTGGCGCGACGCGACCAAAGCGCAGCCGCATTTCGCGATTTCCGAAACCCCGCGCTTCGTCGGCCGTGCGATAGCGGCCCTGTCAGCCGATCCCGACCGCGCCCGCTGGAACGGCCAGTCGCTGTCGAGCGGCGAGCTGGCCAAGGCATATGGTTTCGACGACATCGACGGGTCGCGGCCGGATTGCTGGCGCTACCTCGTGGAAGTGCAGGAGCCGGGCAAACCGGCTGACGTGACCGGCTACCGGTGAGGCTGACCGCCGCCCTTCGGTGCGCCGCTGCCCTGAGGCGCGGT is part of the Rhizobium bangladeshense genome and encodes:
- a CDS encoding TetR family transcriptional regulator, with the protein product MPRRRTLSDEQLLAMVLALIHAEGPDAATFAAVAKASGLSGSTLVQRFATKAAMLRAALLYAWDRLDAQTAKLADTLPKTPDGAVALLVGLSQDYGDDAAAYGEGLLVLREDFRDPVLRARGAAWGTALTAAIARCFGSADAPETIARLMLAQWQGSLTWWGFGADGPVAAYVERELRRFLSAVKS
- a CDS encoding SDR family oxidoreductase, whose amino-acid sequence is MTADLRDKVALVAGATRGAGRGIAVELGAAGATVYVTGRTTRVQQSDYARPETIEETAELVTSAGGKGIAVQVDHLVPQQVEALVAQIRTEAGRLDILVNDIWGCENLFEWDKAVWEHSLDKGLRMLRLGIETHLITAHYALALMIERPGGLLVEVTDGTAEYNATHYRLSPFYDLVKTGVTRMAWAHAQDLAKQGATAVSITPGWLRSEMMLEAYGVREENWRDATKAQPHFAISETPRFVGRAIAALSADPDRARWNGQSLSSGELAKAYGFDDIDGSRPDCWRYLVEVQEPGKPADVTGYR